CGTCGAAGCAGTTCACGCCAGCCGAGAAGCTGCCGAAGCTCTACTTCGGAGTAGATAACGCCAGGCTCGGGCTTCTTCACGATCAGTCCACCTTCACGGATGCTTTCAGTTGCGCCAACGCATTCTCGGCGTGAGCGATCTCTTTCAAGATTCGAGCGCGCTCGACCTGATCGACTCGACCGTCAGCCATTGCCGAGTGCGTCTCGACAGTGACCTCGGCAAACTCCAGGGTGGCGCGGCCAAGTGCTTGGTGGATGTCGATCGGCACGGGCTCAACCGCTTTCACGATCGTGTAACCGAACTCACCAGCGAGAGCAGACAACGGGCGGACGTCACCGGTATGCAGCAGCAAGGCATACAGGTGCTTGACGTTGAACCAGGCACCGTCGTAGTTCGCGTTGGCACGCTGAAGCAGGCTTACCGGCGGCATGTTCATGAGCGTCGCGAGGCTCTTGGTCTCAGCCTCTTCAACAACTGCGTCACAAGCCTTCAGAAAACTTTGCATTCATAAACCCTCTGGTTTGTTTACGTGGCGTCGTGCCATCACTCGTATCAACATGTGTCTCGAAGGTGTCCGCTAGGCAGCGCTCTTTTGCGAGGCTTCTTCATACAGCGCTTCGATGGCCTTGCCGGTTTCATAGCGAACTCCAGCGCCCTTGCTTGCGCGATGGATCGTCGGCTGGGTTGTCTCGGTTCGGTCTGCAATTGCCTTCTGGGAAAATCCAAGGGCAAACAAGCCGCTGAGCATTTCTTTAACAGTCATGTCTGCCTCCAATGTCGCAGCGTATTAATTGAATGATACGCGCACGTATTGGATCAGGCAATACACTCCCGTAATACGTATTTCTATTGGTGGCTAATGCACATCGGGGACCGAATTTTTTCGGAAATGAGCTTGAAGGGCTGGAGCGAAGGCGAGCTTGCAAGACAGGCGAATATTACGCAGCCCACGATTCACCGGATCATCACAGGCGAATCAAAGGCGCCGAAGCGTGAAAATATTGAGAAAATAGCTAGGGCTCTGCGAGTCTCCAGCAAGTGGCTTTGGGATGGCGGCCCAAGGCCCGATCTCGCTGATCAATTCGATGCGAATGTCGAGCTGGCATTGCAACCGACCCGCGCTTTCATGTATCCGGAAATAAGCTGGGTACAAGCCGGAAGCGCAAGGGAGGCAATTGAGCTCAGCAATATTGCGCTGTGCCCTCAACACTCCTCTGACGTATGGGCTGGAGAGGATGCGTTTTGGTTGCGGGTCACGGGCAACTCAATGACCTCGAATTCTGGAAATTCCTTTCCGGAGGGATTCTTGATTTTGGTAGCGCCTGACATCGAAGCGCGCCAAGGGCAGTTCGTCGTCGCTCGCATGATCGACTCGAACGAGGCGACCTTTAAGCAGCTGGTCCGCGATGCAGGCGAGCTTTATCTGAAGCCTCTGAATCCCTCCTACCCAACAAAGCCGGTCGATGATACCTGGGAGATCGTGGGCACTGTGGTCGACGGAAAAATGCCTAAGTCAGTTTTCATGATGTAGTCATGCCACCACGCAAACCTCTTGCGGTCTGAATCCAGTCACATAAGTTCTTGTATTCCTATCAAGCATCAGAAGGTGCTCCGCTATGAATGCAAGACACAAAGCAAGCAGATTTGCCCCCGTCCTTCGCCAGGCCTTAATTGCCAGCCTCCCAAAGACTATTGTCTGGCTTGATCCCGAACCGAGCTTCTGCGACTTTCCCGCCCTAAAGATTGATGACGGAACCGGCCGGGTTATTCGTCTGACCCTCCAAGTTCCGCACGACTCTCCTCACGTCCTGGCCGCAGAGATCTGCAAGCGCTTCTTGGCGCAATAAGGCAGACAGATAGAGCCCGCCGCTCCGCGGGCTTTTTGATGTCCGCAACACACAAGAGAACATTTGTACTCTTTTTGGTTGCGATGAAAAGCGGATTGAAATACTGTTGATTTATACAGTAGACAAGGAGGTAATCCATGGCGAAGCAGAAACCCCTGGCATCGAAAGAACCGTCTTCATACGACCTTCTCGGCATGCGCATTCAGCGGGCAATCAACACCCCTAAAGCCCAGCTGTCCAAATCAGTCCTGCTGGAGCGATCGGCCAATGACGACCCGGCCGACTGGGAACGCATCCTGAACGAAATCGCTGAGAACGATAACGTGACTATCGCCCACCGTGACGATGCAATTATTCAGTTGCTCTGGACCGTCCAGAAAGAAGACTGACTCTCGAATCCCTCTTTGCCCGCCTAGCGCGGGCTTTTTTACGCCTGCACCAAAAATAATACGCTTGCGTATTGACCGATACGATACGCGAGCGTATTGTCCACTTATCTAAGCGAAACACGCCGAGACAGGCCGACAGGCCTCGGGCAACCGGAACGCTCTTTAACATCGACAAAGACAGACCCTGACGCCAGACGGCCGTTGAGTTCAGGGATCAGTACGCAACACGGCCTGCTTCCGTGTCCGGATATCGGCACGCAAGGTTTGCTGGAGTGACAACCAACAGATTTCACTGGCTGGCCTTGGCGACAGGGCCAGACGGGAAATCAACCGGAGAACCGCAATGAACCAGATTTCAATAGTTGGCTACGAAAATGATTGCAACTGCGAGCATTGCGGTCGCGCCCTTAAGCACGGAATTAAGCTGAGCGACGGGCGGATCGTTGGTGCTACCTGCCTGGACAAGAAGCTAACGATGCCTCGGGTCTACCAAGGCAAGAAATTCAGATTTGGCGCCGAGTTTATCGTTCGGATTGCCAAGGTGGTCGAGCAGTATTCACCGACAAGCTGGTCGCGCTTCGGCGTATCGGCTTCGTCCGCCACCTTCGAAGCTGCGCAATGAGCGCGGCATGGCCGGATGAACTGGCCCGACTTGAACAGCTTATAGCGCACTACAAGATGTATGGATTGCCAGCCGATCATGAAGATGGCATGGGATTCATCCAGTCAAGATGCGAAGCGCTCCGCTTGATGCACGAAGCATATAGAAATGCGCTGGCTGATATTCAGCGCATTCGTGACTCCGGCAACTGAACCATCCTCCTGCGCATTCACAGAGTGCGCAGCGGGATGGCGAAAGCCTCCGGAAATGGGCGAACTACACGTATGAACCCCATATAAAAGTAATGGTGACGTGGAAGTCCGGTGCAAGCCCGGGCCCGAGCACCTGGTACTCCCCAGCACCAGGTCGCATTGGAGATTGATCGAAGCGTGCTCAAGCGAGCTGCAGCGCTAGGATCGCAAAGCCCCGTAAATGTCCTGAGCCGATATTCGCATGACGGCCAATACCAAAAA
The DNA window shown above is from Pseudomonas sp. BSw22131 and carries:
- a CDS encoding phage regulatory CII family protein, with amino-acid sequence MQSFLKACDAVVEEAETKSLATLMNMPPVSLLQRANANYDGAWFNVKHLYALLLHTGDVRPLSALAGEFGYTIVKAVEPVPIDIHQALGRATLEFAEVTVETHSAMADGRVDQVERARILKEIAHAENALAQLKASVKVD
- a CDS encoding LexA family protein; protein product: MSLKGWSEGELARQANITQPTIHRIITGESKAPKRENIEKIARALRVSSKWLWDGGPRPDLADQFDANVELALQPTRAFMYPEISWVQAGSAREAIELSNIALCPQHSSDVWAGEDAFWLRVTGNSMTSNSGNSFPEGFLILVAPDIEARQGQFVVARMIDSNEATFKQLVRDAGELYLKPLNPSYPTKPVDDTWEIVGTVVDGKMPKSVFMM
- a CDS encoding DUF1654 domain-containing protein translates to MAKQKPLASKEPSSYDLLGMRIQRAINTPKAQLSKSVLLERSANDDPADWERILNEIAENDNVTIAHRDDAIIQLLWTVQKED